One Pirellulales bacterium DNA window includes the following coding sequences:
- a CDS encoding phosphoribosylaminoimidazolesuccinocarboxamide synthase, whose product MPTTISAPLLETNIPQWLVRRGKVRDCYDLGNRLLLVSTDRISAFDWVLPTGIPDKGRVLTQISAFWFGQLNETHHLLSMNVADFGLPPGIDPEPLAGRSMLVRKTDVVPIECVVRGYLSGSGWKEYQKNSSVCGIRLPSGLKESDPLPEPIFTPATKEQTGHDINISFEKMVELIGQQTADELRRRSSAIYHRGAELARQRGIIIADTKFEWGRVDGQLILIDEVLTPDSSRFWPADQYRPGQGQASFDKQFVRDWLETTAWDKNSPPPALPEDVVARTREKYIQAYEQLTGQKFAWA is encoded by the coding sequence ATGCCGACTACTATTTCTGCACCGCTGTTGGAAACGAACATTCCTCAATGGCTGGTCCGCCGTGGAAAAGTGCGCGACTGCTACGATTTGGGGAATCGCCTGCTGCTGGTCAGTACCGATCGCATCAGCGCGTTCGATTGGGTCCTCCCCACCGGCATTCCCGACAAGGGGCGCGTCCTCACGCAAATCAGCGCTTTCTGGTTTGGTCAACTGAACGAAACGCATCACCTGCTGTCGATGAATGTTGCCGATTTTGGATTGCCCCCGGGGATTGACCCGGAACCGCTGGCCGGCCGCAGCATGCTCGTTCGCAAAACCGATGTGGTGCCCATCGAGTGCGTTGTCCGCGGATATCTTTCCGGCTCGGGCTGGAAAGAATATCAAAAAAACAGCTCCGTCTGCGGCATTCGCTTGCCGAGCGGCCTGAAAGAAAGCGATCCATTGCCCGAACCCATCTTCACGCCCGCCACCAAGGAGCAAACCGGCCACGACATCAATATTTCGTTTGAGAAAATGGTCGAACTCATTGGGCAGCAAACCGCCGACGAACTTCGCCGCCGCAGCTCGGCCATTTACCACCGCGGCGCAGAATTGGCGCGCCAGCGTGGCATCATCATCGCCGACACCAAATTCGAATGGGGCCGTGTCGATGGCCAGTTAATTCTCATCGACGAAGTGCTCACGCCCGATAGTTCCCGCTTTTGGCCCGCCGATCAATACCGTCCTGGCCAAGGGCAGGCTTCGTTCGACAAGCAGTTTGTTCGCGATTGGCTGGAAACCACTGCGTGGGACAAAAATAGCCCGCCGCCGGCACTGCCAGAAGATGTTGTGGCCCGCACCCGCGAAAAATACATTCAAGCGTACGAGCAACTAACCGGCCAGAAATTCGCTTGGGCGTAA
- the aroC gene encoding chorismate synthase — protein sequence MLRYLTAGESHGKAIVALIDGFPAGLTIDTAPIDVELRRRQGGYGRGGRQRIETDTVEILTGIWQNVSLGSPIALQVVNKDYKLERLEDLDRPRPGHADLTGAIKYLGSIRSVLERASARETTVRVAAGALAKQLLSQFGIDVLGYVVELGGAKIEPLPGDIEQHKKLRDQSEIYSLNPQQDVQFKQMIDAAGKDGDTLGGILEARVEGLPFGLGSHTQWDRKLDGRLAQAVMSIQAIKGVEIGLGFEAARRRGSLVHDPIQFDESKRSTPSLGFVRPTNNAGGLEAGMTNGQPLIVRAAKKPISTLRKPLESVNLKTHQPEAAAYERSDVCAVAAASVIVENVVAFEVAAALVDKFGGDSVMEMKARYDLFLKLARER from the coding sequence ATGTTGCGTTACCTCACCGCTGGCGAATCGCATGGCAAGGCCATCGTGGCTTTGATCGACGGTTTTCCGGCGGGGCTAACCATCGATACCGCGCCCATCGATGTCGAGCTTCGCCGTCGCCAGGGAGGTTACGGCCGCGGCGGGCGGCAACGCATTGAAACCGACACCGTCGAAATACTCACCGGCATTTGGCAAAATGTTTCGCTCGGAAGCCCCATCGCGCTGCAAGTTGTCAACAAGGATTACAAGCTTGAACGGTTGGAAGATTTAGATCGCCCCCGCCCCGGCCATGCCGATCTGACGGGGGCCATCAAATACCTGGGTTCCATCCGCAGCGTGTTGGAGCGCGCCAGCGCCCGCGAAACCACGGTGCGCGTGGCTGCCGGCGCACTGGCCAAACAACTCCTCAGCCAATTCGGCATCGACGTCTTAGGCTACGTGGTGGAACTGGGAGGAGCGAAAATCGAGCCCCTGCCCGGAGACATCGAACAACACAAAAAACTGCGCGATCAAAGCGAAATCTACTCGCTGAACCCACAACAAGACGTCCAATTCAAGCAGATGATTGATGCCGCCGGCAAAGATGGTGATACGCTGGGCGGCATTCTCGAAGCCCGCGTGGAAGGCCTGCCCTTTGGCTTAGGCAGCCACACGCAGTGGGATCGCAAGCTCGACGGCCGGCTGGCTCAGGCCGTGATGTCGATCCAAGCCATCAAGGGCGTGGAAATTGGCTTAGGGTTTGAAGCTGCCCGGCGGCGCGGCTCGCTGGTGCACGATCCCATTCAATTCGACGAATCCAAACGAAGCACACCCAGCCTGGGCTTTGTGCGGCCCACCAATAATGCCGGCGGCTTGGAAGCCGGCATGACCAACGGTCAGCCGCTGATTGTGCGGGCGGCGAAAAAACCCATTAGCACGCTGCGTAAACCGCTGGAATCTGTCAATTTGAAAACACACCAGCCGGAAGCCGCGGCTTACGAGCGCAGCGACGTGTGCGCGGTGGCAGCGGCCAGCGTCATCGTCGAAAACGTGGTTGCATTCGAAGTGGCAGCCGCCCTGGTCGATAAATTCGGCGGCGACAGCGTCATGGAAATGAAGGCTCGTTACGATTTGTTTTTGAAACTGGCGCGAGAACGGTAA